A genomic stretch from Photobacterium atrarenae includes:
- the ltrA gene encoding group II intron reverse transcriptase/maturase has translation MERICSSTNLNQALRRVKKNKGCAGVDKLDITATISMLRQSSNGQALRQSLLDGSYQPQPVLGVEIPKPSGGVRQLGIPTVLDRVVQQAITSVLTDIYEPQFSSNSYGFRPNRSAHHALVAASHYIREGRGYVVDIDLAKYFDTVNHDRLMHRLSEDITDKRVLKLVRSYLQAGIMRNGLVEQRQRGTPQGGPLSPLLSNIVLDELDKELERRGHKFCRYADDCQIYVHSEEAANRVKASITEFLEQKLKLRVNREKSAATRVTERTYLGHRFQRDGSIHISKTAQTQMKKRVRQITKRNRGRELKTVLVELTQYLRGWQHYFKLAIRKSAMQRLDEWIRRRLRCYRLKQRKRRYSIATWLRQEGVSERNAWKLAMSDKGWWHLALSPQLNQAMPMKWFKEMGLYSLRDGYESLKIYSEPPYATHACTVV, from the coding sequence ATGGAGCGGATCTGCTCCTCAACAAATCTGAACCAAGCCCTGAGAAGAGTGAAGAAGAACAAGGGATGTGCTGGGGTTGATAAACTCGACATAACAGCGACTATCTCGATGCTTCGGCAGTCTTCTAATGGGCAAGCGCTCCGCCAGAGCCTTCTGGACGGGAGCTACCAACCGCAACCCGTTCTGGGTGTAGAAATTCCCAAACCTAGCGGGGGAGTGAGGCAGCTAGGTATCCCAACTGTACTTGATAGGGTAGTCCAACAGGCCATTACCTCAGTACTGACAGATATCTACGAACCTCAGTTTTCAAGCAACAGTTATGGGTTCAGGCCTAACCGCAGTGCCCACCATGCATTGGTGGCAGCAAGCCACTACATCAGGGAGGGGCGGGGTTATGTAGTCGACATAGACCTGGCGAAATACTTCGATACTGTGAACCACGATAGACTGATGCACAGGCTATCGGAGGACATCACAGATAAACGGGTCCTGAAGCTGGTCAGGTCATACCTACAGGCAGGCATAATGCGAAACGGGTTAGTTGAGCAGAGGCAACGAGGGACGCCACAGGGTGGACCATTATCTCCGCTGCTATCAAATATCGTATTAGATGAGTTGGATAAAGAGCTTGAGCGAAGAGGGCATAAGTTCTGCCGATATGCAGACGACTGCCAAATCTACGTGCACAGTGAGGAAGCCGCCAATCGAGTAAAAGCCTCAATCACGGAGTTCTTGGAGCAGAAACTGAAACTCAGGGTTAACCGTGAGAAAAGTGCGGCAACGAGAGTGACAGAGCGGACTTACCTAGGCCATCGCTTTCAACGAGATGGAAGCATCCATATCTCGAAGACAGCACAAACTCAGATGAAGAAGCGAGTGCGTCAAATAACGAAGCGGAATCGAGGGCGAGAGTTGAAGACAGTCCTAGTCGAACTCACTCAATACCTAAGAGGTTGGCAACACTATTTCAAGCTTGCCATACGGAAAAGCGCGATGCAGCGCTTGGATGAATGGATAAGGCGGCGCTTACGGTGCTATCGCCTCAAGCAGCGCAAGCGCAGATACAGCATAGCGACATGGTTACGCCAAGAGGGTGTAAGCGAACGCAATGCGTGGAAGCTGGCGATGTCAGATAAAGGGTGGTGGCACTTGGCTTTATCGCCCCAGCTCAATCAGGCCATGCCAATGAAATGGTTCAAGGAGATGGGTCTGTACTCGTTGCGAGATGGGTACGAGTCACTGAAAATATATTCGGAACCGCCGTATGCGACCCACGCTTGTACGGTGGTGTGA
- a CDS encoding multidrug effflux MFS transporter, translating to MDRFHWKPLLLACLIVSIGQLSLGLIFPSLPWIAKDLGISADQAQYLVSGYLLGFGGSQLIYGPLSDVIGRRPVLLSGLLIAMAGLLIAVFQAESFTWLLLGRCIQGLGAGSVSVLARATIRDSYLSHHLVRAMSWVAIVAAFTPIIAPVLGGLINHYAGWLAVFVLLLGYVAVIWLLMAMTFKETLAKPAQSRSVGQLVMSYGTLLRERHFLIFAGIGWLNFALVVLAISLLPFIMQVQIGMSSDEYALWAMVPAIGFLSGGLLCQRLSPKFGAHRMLLIAPFLQLTAGLILICSPLVPTWVISGHFFLAMTNGLAFPCAQSLLLVPYRERSGTVSALSGACQMMFASLASSLLLKAGIQQPAQLGGVILVAAVSGALLVTLGARSSSGRQAVASLSEVR from the coding sequence ATGGACAGATTTCACTGGAAACCCTTGTTGTTGGCGTGTTTGATCGTCAGCATCGGTCAGCTGAGCCTCGGATTGATCTTTCCGTCGCTACCCTGGATCGCAAAGGATCTTGGGATCAGTGCCGATCAGGCCCAGTACCTGGTTTCCGGTTATCTGCTCGGTTTCGGCGGCTCCCAGCTGATCTACGGGCCGCTGTCTGATGTCATTGGTCGTCGGCCGGTATTGCTGTCCGGGTTGTTGATCGCTATGGCTGGCTTGCTGATTGCGGTGTTTCAGGCGGAGTCGTTTACGTGGCTGCTGCTCGGTCGCTGTATCCAGGGGCTGGGCGCCGGGAGTGTGTCCGTTCTGGCCCGGGCGACAATCCGCGACAGTTACTTGAGCCACCACCTGGTGAGGGCGATGAGCTGGGTGGCCATTGTGGCGGCATTTACCCCGATCATTGCGCCTGTGCTGGGCGGGTTGATCAACCACTATGCCGGCTGGCTGGCAGTGTTCGTGTTGCTGCTGGGGTATGTTGCGGTGATTTGGTTGCTGATGGCGATGACGTTTAAAGAGACCCTGGCCAAACCAGCTCAATCGCGCTCGGTCGGCCAGTTGGTGATGTCCTATGGCACGCTGTTGCGTGAGCGCCATTTTCTGATCTTTGCTGGGATCGGCTGGCTGAATTTTGCTCTGGTGGTGCTGGCGATCTCGCTGTTGCCCTTTATCATGCAGGTGCAAATCGGGATGTCGTCTGATGAATATGCACTCTGGGCGATGGTTCCGGCGATAGGTTTTCTCTCCGGTGGTTTGCTGTGTCAGCGGTTGAGTCCGAAATTTGGTGCTCACCGGATGCTTCTCATCGCCCCTTTTCTGCAACTCACCGCAGGTTTGATCCTGATTTGTTCGCCTCTGGTGCCAACCTGGGTGATCTCCGGCCACTTTTTCCTCGCCATGACCAATGGCCTGGCGTTTCCTTGTGCTCAGTCTTTGCTGTTGGTCCCGTATCGTGAACGCTCCGGGACCGTGTCGGCGCTCTCCGGTGCCTGTCAGATGATGTTTGCCTCGCTTGCCAGCAGCCTGCTGCTGAAAGCAGGGATTCAGCAACCGGCACAGTTGGGCGGGGTGATCCTGGTTGCAGCGGTGAGCGGTGCTCTCCTGGTGACGCTGGGTGCCCGTAGTTCCAGTGGACGGCAGGCGGTGGCTTCGCTGAGTGAAGTCCGGTAA
- a CDS encoding DUF2799 domain-containing protein, whose translation MCKHCLLVVGLLLVGCVSPHEAELSQQDAWDQLGAYHGKQGYLEWDEKRLSKQGAMTETDYEEYRAGYLQGRYEYCSKKKQVTTVVNPGYPDECKPNQGSYGLVERGY comes from the coding sequence ATGTGCAAGCACTGTCTTTTAGTGGTCGGGCTCCTGTTGGTTGGCTGTGTTAGTCCTCATGAAGCAGAGTTGTCGCAGCAGGATGCCTGGGATCAGTTGGGGGCTTATCACGGCAAGCAGGGGTATCTCGAGTGGGATGAAAAGCGGCTTAGTAAACAAGGCGCCATGACGGAAACGGATTACGAGGAATATCGTGCTGGCTATCTACAGGGCCGGTATGAGTACTGTAGTAAGAAAAAACAAGTCACTACCGTGGTGAATCCCGGCTATCCGGACGAATGCAAGCCGAACCAGGGCAGTTATGGTCTGGTGGAGCGCGGTTATTAG
- the dapD gene encoding 2,3,4,5-tetrahydropyridine-2,6-dicarboxylate N-succinyltransferase translates to MASFALALGTATKNRDNKIIEAFFPTPVLNPSDALVSAIAEVVDYKEGNQAIEVTPAQCADLATAFNTAGEEKSAQFAAKASLSSQPLVIVVLASDAAPTSVAEGFLKLQLISHRLVKPHGVVLDGIFGLLHNIAWTNQGPIDLPELEERQIESRLNGETLTVDCVDKFPKMVDYVVPAGVRIADTSRVRLGAHVGEGTTVMHEGFINFNAGTAGVSMVEGRISAGVMVGEGSDIGGGASIMGTLSGGGKVVVSIGENSLLGANAGLGFPLGDRCTIESGLYVTAGSKVRMLDANGQEVEVVKARDLAGKSDLLFRRNSVTGQIECLTNKTAVELNSELHSNN, encoded by the coding sequence ATGGCCAGCTTTGCCCTAGCCCTTGGTACTGCAACCAAAAACCGCGACAACAAAATCATTGAAGCTTTCTTTCCGACGCCAGTCCTGAACCCGTCTGATGCGCTGGTTTCAGCCATTGCAGAAGTCGTCGATTACAAAGAAGGCAACCAGGCCATTGAAGTCACCCCGGCCCAGTGTGCCGACCTGGCGACGGCGTTCAACACCGCAGGTGAAGAGAAAAGTGCCCAGTTTGCAGCCAAAGCCTCCCTGTCTTCACAGCCGCTGGTGATTGTGGTGCTGGCGAGCGATGCTGCGCCTACGTCCGTTGCCGAAGGTTTCCTGAAACTCCAACTGATCTCTCACCGCCTGGTGAAGCCACACGGTGTGGTGCTGGACGGTATTTTCGGCCTGCTGCATAACATCGCCTGGACCAACCAAGGCCCGATCGATCTGCCAGAGCTGGAAGAGCGCCAGATCGAATCGCGCCTGAACGGCGAAACCCTGACGGTCGATTGCGTCGATAAGTTCCCGAAAATGGTCGATTACGTGGTTCCGGCCGGGGTCCGAATCGCTGATACCTCACGCGTTCGCCTGGGTGCCCACGTGGGTGAAGGCACCACCGTCATGCACGAAGGCTTTATCAACTTCAATGCCGGTACAGCTGGCGTGAGCATGGTGGAAGGTCGTATTTCTGCCGGTGTCATGGTTGGCGAAGGCTCAGATATCGGCGGCGGTGCTTCCATCATGGGTACCCTGAGCGGTGGCGGTAAAGTGGTCGTGTCTATTGGTGAAAACAGCCTGTTGGGCGCCAACGCCGGGCTTGGCTTCCCACTGGGTGATCGCTGCACCATCGAATCCGGCCTGTACGTCACTGCCGGCTCTAAAGTCCGTATGCTCGATGCGAACGGTCAAGAAGTAGAAGTCGTGAAAGCCCGCGATCTGGCCGGCAAGTCCGATCTGCTGTTCCGTCGTAATTCAGTCACCGGCCAAATCGAGTGTCTGACCAACAAGACTGCGGTTGAGCTCAACAGCGAACTGCACAGCAACAACTAA
- a CDS encoding YebG family protein, whose protein sequence is MAVIVKYVVERNGEEKMTFTSKSEADAYDKMLDMADEMFALLGESELFEDEAKQEELSLFLAHKREEVLVALGAKKKAAPKKKPAKPAEVQSDEAAESTPDAA, encoded by the coding sequence ATGGCTGTTATCGTCAAATATGTGGTTGAGCGCAACGGAGAAGAAAAGATGACTTTCACCTCTAAATCCGAAGCCGACGCATACGACAAAATGCTAGATATGGCTGACGAGATGTTTGCTTTGCTGGGCGAAAGCGAATTGTTCGAAGATGAAGCCAAACAAGAAGAACTATCACTGTTCCTGGCGCATAAACGTGAGGAAGTGCTAGTCGCACTGGGTGCCAAGAAAAAAGCGGCCCCGAAAAAGAAACCGGCAAAGCCAGCCGAAGTTCAATCTGACGAAGCGGCTGAATCCACGCCGGATGCTGCCTGA
- a CDS encoding DNA-3-methyladenine glycosylase I has translation MAREKFDQIYARAAARKGGDAALESLLATPLTADEIKAIPDSRWLAAFSEKVFQSGMSWKVVRSKWPNFEEAFFGFDIEKMLLMPTEMWERKATDPAIIRHLGKVMTIPANAQMIHEAALKHGSFSAMVADWPGENITGLWRYLKKHGQRLGGNTGPYTLRVMGKDTFIVSQDVEAYLRHTGIIDGGKDTQRSQQAMQQAFHAWQQESGRPLCQISQVIAFSLGDNRV, from the coding sequence ATGGCGAGAGAAAAATTCGATCAGATTTATGCCCGTGCAGCAGCGCGCAAAGGCGGCGATGCTGCGTTGGAAAGTTTACTGGCGACACCGCTTACAGCTGATGAAATCAAAGCAATTCCAGACAGTCGCTGGCTGGCGGCCTTTTCCGAAAAAGTGTTTCAGTCTGGCATGAGCTGGAAAGTGGTGCGCAGCAAGTGGCCCAACTTCGAAGAAGCCTTTTTTGGCTTCGACATTGAGAAAATGCTGCTGATGCCGACGGAAATGTGGGAGCGCAAGGCAACCGACCCGGCGATTATCCGCCATCTGGGCAAAGTGATGACCATTCCGGCCAATGCTCAGATGATCCATGAAGCAGCGTTGAAGCACGGTTCCTTCTCGGCAATGGTGGCCGACTGGCCGGGCGAGAATATCACCGGCCTGTGGCGCTATCTGAAAAAGCATGGCCAGCGGTTGGGCGGCAATACCGGTCCGTATACGCTGCGGGTCATGGGCAAGGATACCTTCATTGTGAGCCAGGATGTCGAAGCCTATCTGCGTCATACCGGGATCATCGACGGCGGCAAGGATACCCAGCGCTCGCAACAGGCGATGCAGCAGGCGTTCCACGCCTGGCAGCAGGAATCCGGCCGACCGCTGTGTCAGATCAGCCAGGTGATTGCCTTCAGCCTGGGCGACAACCGGGTTTAA
- a CDS encoding LysR substrate-binding domain-containing protein — protein sequence MAIALKQLKVFVTVVQEGTITAAAERLFLSKPAVSMALSELEKQLGHKLFDRNNNRLIINEQGKRLLPLADELLARSRAIEQLFDHTGPVTGQLKIGSSDTVGNQITPFLLRDFRARCDHEEQSLHIANTTQICDKLNEFELDIGLVEGKVQAPDLAAEPWLDDEMIVVCHPEHPLTRVPALQLSDLEQSQWILREPGSGTREFFLNRIAPRLEHWQQAFELNTTEAIINCAAAGLGLTCLSRLAVAHAVNDQRLIQLELPLDMHRQYWLLYHREKYQSPLLKLFIEFCREWRLPNTQPSL from the coding sequence ATGGCGATTGCACTCAAGCAACTAAAAGTTTTTGTTACCGTGGTCCAGGAAGGCACGATTACGGCCGCAGCCGAGCGGTTATTTCTCTCCAAACCAGCAGTCAGCATGGCGCTGTCTGAGCTGGAGAAACAACTGGGACACAAACTGTTTGACCGTAACAACAACCGGCTGATCATCAACGAGCAAGGCAAACGCTTGTTACCGCTGGCCGATGAATTACTGGCGCGCAGTCGGGCGATTGAGCAATTGTTTGACCACACCGGTCCCGTGACCGGCCAGTTGAAGATTGGCTCCAGCGACACCGTGGGCAACCAGATCACGCCCTTCCTGCTGCGTGACTTTCGCGCCCGCTGTGACCATGAAGAGCAGTCGCTGCATATCGCCAACACCACCCAGATTTGCGACAAACTGAACGAGTTCGAGCTCGATATCGGCCTGGTTGAAGGCAAAGTCCAGGCTCCGGATTTAGCGGCAGAACCCTGGCTGGATGACGAAATGATCGTGGTGTGTCATCCCGAGCACCCGCTGACCCGCGTGCCGGCACTGCAGCTGTCGGATCTGGAGCAATCCCAATGGATCCTCCGCGAGCCGGGCTCCGGCACCCGGGAGTTTTTCCTCAACCGAATCGCGCCACGCTTAGAACACTGGCAACAGGCATTTGAACTCAACACCACCGAAGCCATTATCAATTGTGCTGCCGCCGGGCTGGGGCTGACCTGTCTGTCCCGCCTTGCCGTGGCCCATGCCGTCAACGATCAACGCCTGATACAGCTCGAACTACCACTGGATATGCACCGCCAATACTGGTTGCTGTATCACAGGGAAAAGTACCAGAGCCCGTTACTGAAACTGTTTATCGAGTTCTGCCGGGAATGGCGACTCCCGAACACCCAGCCATCACTTTAA
- the recC gene encoding exodeoxyribonuclease V subunit gamma, whose protein sequence is MFTVYHSNQLELLKSLLVELIRLDPLENPFEQEQILVQSPGMSQWLKLELAKSFGIAANIEFPLPATFIWTMFTRVLADVPERSAFNKEAMTWKLMKVLPELLSLPAFEPLARYLQEDEQSVKRYQLAGKIADIFDQYLVYRPEWIQAWEAGEIDPELTGEHPWQPLLWQALYDHTLAQDQSPYHRANLYDHFIETLDSYAQSGAPLPAGLPKRLFVFGISALPPRYLDALAALGKHIDVHLMFTNPCRHYWGEVRDRKYLARLAARQRQQIRWCVDHSERGELISPLKGDLEENLVDDTHEGAVGNTLLASLGKLGRDNLYLLSEMEAYDVEAFVEIESDTLLHAIQADILNLDDRLDDTLTESSHHKLAISPQDQSLAIHACHSPMREVEVLHDRLLAMLAADPSLSPRDIIVMVADINSYSPYIQAVFGNAPGDRYIPFSISDRSADQENPVLLAFLRLLSLPESRCQASELLELLEVPAVMAKFGFDSDRFERVKSWIEEVGIRWGLDEATASEFQLPRQRQNTWLFGLQRMLLGYAMPQESGLYQGILAYDEVQGMDAELAGQLGLFVEMLMHYRQQLAQQQPAQAWTGLLNQLLDDFFRVDTDGEMVLRMIRDKLEQLEQQLLDAGYREVISPAVLRSYLNDKLSGERISQRFLAGQVNFCTLMPMRSIPFKVVCLLGMNDGVYPRSIPPEGFDLMAGQGRYGDRSRRDDDRYLFLEAILSAQEALYISYVGRSIQDNSEKMPSVLVSELLEYCQQGYCLEGDQPLSADESAARIVDALQHYHPLVPFSPQAFQGPNPSFAAEWLPVARRHQVASEAFHSQPLAREPESEGTEPELELAELIRFWRLPVQYFFNRRLKVFFEAAKGAMADDEPFALDGLGRFQLRSELLTAFLEAGSQGTPAQKDALFARFTCYQQASGALPLGEFGALELAQERGPIETLADTVTGLMAQPLPDVEVDLTLDLGERSIRLLGWLRHHTLAGLVRYRPGAIRAQDILQGWMEHLCLALAGQAGPTHLLGVDEHYTLAPVDAAEARTHLTSLLLAYDQGLLQPLPYFPRTALAGLQACQDKQGNWHSDEDTQEKARLKMAEAFNGGYLFSGEGMNVYINRVWPEWDDSVSKSAALAAETYLKPAVLKLQKVES, encoded by the coding sequence GTGTTTACTGTTTATCACTCCAATCAACTGGAACTGCTGAAATCCCTGCTGGTGGAGCTGATCCGGCTCGATCCGCTTGAGAACCCGTTCGAGCAGGAGCAAATCCTGGTGCAAAGCCCTGGGATGTCGCAATGGCTGAAGCTGGAGCTGGCCAAGTCCTTCGGGATTGCGGCCAATATCGAATTTCCGCTCCCGGCGACCTTTATCTGGACCATGTTTACCCGGGTGCTGGCCGATGTGCCTGAGCGCAGTGCCTTCAACAAAGAGGCCATGACCTGGAAGTTGATGAAGGTACTTCCGGAACTGCTCAGCCTGCCGGCGTTTGAGCCGCTGGCCCGCTATCTGCAGGAAGATGAACAGTCCGTCAAACGCTATCAGCTGGCCGGCAAAATCGCAGACATTTTTGACCAGTACCTGGTGTATCGCCCGGAGTGGATCCAGGCCTGGGAAGCGGGGGAGATCGACCCTGAGCTGACGGGGGAGCATCCGTGGCAGCCGCTGCTGTGGCAGGCGCTGTATGATCATACCCTGGCGCAGGATCAGTCGCCGTATCACCGGGCTAACCTGTACGATCATTTTATTGAAACCCTCGATAGCTATGCCCAGAGCGGTGCGCCGCTCCCGGCCGGGTTACCGAAGCGCTTGTTCGTGTTCGGGATTTCGGCTTTGCCGCCGCGCTACCTCGACGCCCTGGCGGCGCTTGGCAAGCATATTGATGTCCACCTGATGTTCACCAACCCGTGCCGTCATTACTGGGGGGAAGTGCGGGATCGTAAATACCTCGCCCGGCTGGCGGCCCGGCAGCGCCAGCAAATCCGGTGGTGCGTTGATCACAGCGAGCGTGGCGAGCTGATCTCGCCGCTCAAAGGCGATCTGGAAGAGAACCTGGTCGATGATACCCATGAGGGGGCGGTTGGCAATACCTTGCTGGCGTCGCTGGGCAAGCTGGGCCGGGATAATCTTTACCTGTTGTCCGAGATGGAAGCCTACGATGTGGAGGCGTTTGTCGAGATTGAGTCGGACACACTGTTGCATGCGATCCAGGCCGATATTCTCAACCTGGATGATCGTCTCGATGACACCCTGACCGAATCCAGCCACCACAAGTTGGCGATTTCCCCACAGGATCAATCGCTGGCCATTCACGCCTGTCACTCGCCGATGCGCGAGGTGGAAGTGCTGCATGATCGCTTGCTGGCAATGCTGGCCGCAGATCCGTCGCTGTCGCCGCGCGACATCATTGTGATGGTCGCCGACATCAACAGTTACAGCCCGTATATTCAGGCCGTGTTCGGCAATGCGCCGGGCGATCGCTATATCCCGTTTTCGATTTCCGATCGCAGTGCTGATCAGGAAAACCCGGTGTTGCTGGCGTTCCTACGGCTGCTGAGCCTGCCCGAAAGCCGCTGTCAGGCCTCAGAGCTTCTCGAACTGCTGGAAGTCCCGGCGGTGATGGCGAAGTTCGGCTTCGACAGCGACCGCTTTGAGCGGGTCAAAAGCTGGATTGAAGAAGTCGGGATCCGATGGGGGCTGGATGAAGCCACCGCCAGCGAGTTCCAGTTGCCGCGCCAGCGCCAGAACACCTGGTTGTTCGGCCTGCAACGTATGCTGCTCGGTTATGCAATGCCGCAGGAATCCGGTTTGTATCAGGGCATCCTGGCCTATGACGAAGTGCAGGGTATGGATGCCGAGCTGGCCGGTCAGCTCGGCCTGTTTGTCGAAATGTTGATGCACTACCGTCAGCAGCTGGCGCAGCAGCAACCAGCACAGGCATGGACCGGGCTGCTCAATCAGCTGCTGGATGATTTTTTCCGGGTTGATACCGACGGGGAAATGGTGCTGCGGATGATCCGCGATAAGCTCGAGCAACTGGAGCAGCAGTTGCTCGATGCCGGATACCGGGAAGTCATCAGCCCGGCGGTGCTGCGCAGCTATCTCAATGATAAGCTGTCCGGCGAGCGGATCAGCCAGCGCTTCCTCGCCGGTCAGGTCAACTTCTGTACCCTGATGCCGATGCGTTCGATCCCGTTCAAGGTGGTCTGCCTGCTGGGGATGAACGACGGCGTGTACCCACGCTCGATCCCGCCGGAAGGCTTTGATCTGATGGCCGGACAGGGACGTTACGGGGATCGTTCGCGCCGGGATGATGACCGTTATCTGTTCCTCGAAGCAATTCTCTCGGCGCAGGAAGCCTTGTATATCAGCTATGTCGGCCGCTCGATCCAGGATAACAGTGAGAAAATGCCGTCGGTGCTGGTCAGCGAGCTGCTTGAATACTGCCAGCAGGGATACTGCCTGGAAGGCGATCAGCCGCTGAGCGCCGATGAATCGGCGGCCCGCATCGTCGACGCGCTGCAACATTATCATCCGCTGGTGCCGTTCAGCCCGCAGGCGTTTCAGGGGCCGAATCCGAGTTTTGCCGCCGAATGGCTGCCGGTTGCCCGGCGTCATCAGGTGGCGAGCGAAGCGTTTCACAGCCAGCCGTTGGCCCGGGAGCCGGAGAGCGAGGGCACCGAGCCTGAGCTGGAGTTGGCGGAGCTGATCCGTTTCTGGCGTCTGCCGGTGCAGTATTTTTTCAACCGGCGGTTGAAAGTCTTCTTCGAGGCGGCCAAAGGGGCGATGGCAGACGATGAGCCGTTTGCCCTCGACGGGCTGGGCCGCTTCCAGCTGCGCAGCGAATTACTGACTGCCTTTCTGGAGGCCGGCAGCCAGGGCACACCGGCACAGAAAGATGCGCTTTTTGCTCGCTTTACCTGCTATCAACAAGCTTCCGGCGCGCTGCCGCTCGGGGAGTTCGGCGCGCTGGAGCTGGCTCAGGAGCGCGGGCCGATCGAGACGCTGGCCGATACCGTAACCGGGCTGATGGCCCAGCCGCTGCCGGATGTCGAGGTGGACCTAACGTTGGATCTCGGCGAGCGTTCAATCCGCTTGCTGGGCTGGCTCAGGCACCACACCCTGGCAGGGCTGGTGCGTTATCGTCCGGGGGCGATCCGGGCGCAGGATATTTTGCAGGGCTGGATGGAGCACCTCTGTCTGGCCTTGGCCGGTCAGGCCGGGCCAACGCATTTGCTGGGCGTGGATGAGCACTACACGCTGGCCCCGGTCGACGCGGCAGAAGCCCGGACCCACCTGACATCCTTATTACTGGCTTATGATCAGGGACTGTTGCAACCGTTGCCGTATTTCCCACGCACGGCACTGGCAGGGTTGCAGGCGTGCCAGGATAAGCAGGGCAACTGGCACAGTGACGAGGACACGCAGGAGAAAGCCCGGCTCAAGATGGCCGAAGCGTTCAACGGCGGGTATCTGTTCAGCGGTGAAGGGATGAATGTGTATATCAACCGGGTATGGCCGGAATGGGACGATTCTGTCAGTAAATCGGCGGCGCTGGCCGCAGAAACTTACCTCAAACCGGCAGTGCTGAAACTACAGAAAGTTGAGTCGTAG